The genomic DNA GAGCGACGGAACAGGTTTTTGATCATTCGACCAAATGCACCAGCGCGTTCTGCGCGGGCTTGGGCGACGATTTTATTGACTTCTGACGGCGATAATTCTTTGTACATGGGTCCACTCCGAGGGGTTTGTGGTCTCCTCCCATAGTGTTTTTGTAGTTCACAGATTGCGCTGACGAAACGCATAGTTCCGCAAGGCCGATCTGCGTCAGGCGCAAGGCTTTGAGCCATCAAAAGAAAAGCCGCCCAAATGAGCGGCCTTTGACATCGAATGCTTGAAATTGCGCGTCTGTTTTGTGCGTTAAAGGAGGGCACTGGCGCAACAACGCCAGCACCGTTTTGGTCTACACAGACGTGAGCCGCGTAAT from Octadecabacter antarcticus 307 includes the following:
- a CDS encoding RSP_7527 family protein, with translation MYKELSPSEVNKIVAQARAERAGAFGRMIKNLFRRSAA